The Bryobacteraceae bacterium genomic sequence ATCTTTGGGTGGGCCCACGCCCAGGCCGGCTGGTTCCCGGAGTCAATGCAGCAACTGCTCGGCTGGATCCTCGCCCCTGTCGCCTGGATGCTTGGCGTCTCCTGGAAAGACGCCGCCGTGGTGGGCAACCTGATGGGTACCCGCCTCATCCTCAACGAATTCGTCGCCTTCGCCCAGCTCGGGCCGCTTAAGGAATCGCTCGATCCGAAATCGTTCACCATCGCCACCTACGCCCTCTGCGGTTTCGCCAACCTCAGCTCCATCGCGATTCAGGTAGGAGGCATCGGGGCGCTCGCGCCGAATCGCCGGTCTGACCTCGCGCGCCTCGGTCTTCGCGCCGTCGCCGCCGGATCGCTCGCCAACTTCATGTCGGCCGCCATCGTGGGGATGCTCGTATGAAGCCGTTCGCCGGCGCCGCCGACTACGTCGCCCTGCGAACCACCATGCGGCCCCGCATCGGCGTCGTCCTCGGCAGCGGCCTAGGCGCCTTCGCCGACACGCTCGGAGACGCCGCCGCGTTCCCCTACCACGAGATTCCCGGATGGCCGCAATCCACCGCCGTCGGCCACGCCGGCCGCCTCGTCGTCGGGTTGCATCGCGGCGCGCCGCTCGCCGTCATGAGCGGCCGCGCTCACCTATACGAAGGCCATTCCATCGACAAAGTCGTTTTCGGCGTCCGCGCCTTGGCCGCCCTCGGCGTCCGATCCATCATCTTCACCAACGCCGCCGGCGGCATCAATCTCCGCTACTCGCAAGGCGCGCTCGTGCTCGTCTCCGATCACATCAACCTCCAGGGCGTCAACCCTCTCTCCGGCCCCAACGACGACGAGTTGGGGCCCCGCTTCCCCGACATGTCCGACGCCTACGACCCCGCGCTCCGCGCCATCGCCCACCGCGCCGCCGCCTCCATCGGCATCCAGCTCAACGAAGGCGTTTACGCCGGCCTCCTCGGCCCCAGCTACGAAACGCCGGCCGAGATCCGTTACCTTCGCGCCATCGGCGCCGACCTCGTCGGCATGTCCACCGTTCCCGAAGTGATCGCCGCCCGCCACATGGGCGTCCGCTGCCTCGCCATTTCGTGCGTCACCAACATGGCCGCCGGCGTTCTTCCTCAGAAGATCCACCACGGCGAAGTGCTCGAAACCGGAGCTCGCGTCCGCGACACCCTCGTCGAACTCATCGGCCGCATCGTCGCGGAGATGGCCGCGTGACCACGGCCCGGCTGATCGCCGCCGCCTTCCACGCTCGCGAAAACGCCCGCGCTCCCTTCTCCCACTTCCACGTCGGCGCGGCTCTCGAAGACTCCGCCGGCGTCATCCACGCCGGCTGCAATATCGAAAACGCGTCATACGGACTCACCCTCTGCGCCGAGCGCGTCGCCGTCTTCAAAGCTCTCTCCGAAGGCGCCCATTCCTTCCGCCGCATCGCCGTCGCCGCCGCGGGCCGCCAACTCGCTCCCCCCTGCGGGCCCTGCCGCCAAATCCTCTGGGAGTTCTGTGGGAACCTGGAAGTGATCCTGGTCAACCCCCATGGCGATACGCAAACCTTCCTGTTGGGCGATCTCTTTCCGCACCCGTTCGATCAAAACATTTTTCGCTAGTCTTGTCGCGCTCGCCGCTGCCTCGGCCGAGCCCGCCGATTGGCTTCTCGCCGGCCGCTGGGTGGTCACCATGGATCCCGAGCGCCGCGTCATCGAAGACGGCGCCGTCGCGATTGCTTCCGGAAAGATCGCCGCCATCGGCCCGCGCTCCGAACTCGAAAAGCGCTTCCAGCCCCGCCGCCGCCTCTCCCGCCCCGATTCCCTCATCGCTCCCGGCCTCATCAACACCCACACCCACGCCCCCATGTCCCTGCTGCGCGGCATCGCCGACGATCTCGCGCTCCAGGAGTGGCTCGAAAAGTTCATCTTTCCAGCCGAAGCCCGCAACGTCACCCCGGACTTCGTTCGCTGGGGCGCCCGCCTCGCCGCCCTCGAAATGCTCCAATCGGGAACCACCACGTTCACCGACATGTACTACTTCGAGGAACTGATCGCCGAAACGGCCAAGGAAGCAGGCATCCGCGGCGTCCTCGGCCAGACCATCATCGGCTTCCCCGTCCCCGACGCGAAGACGCCCGCGCTCGGCCTCCAACGCGCCGAAGCGTTTCTCAAACGGTTCGCTAACGATCCGCTCATCACTCCCGCCGTCGCGCCCCACGCCATCTACACCACCCCCGACGATGTCCTCCGCGCCTGCCGCAAGCTCGCCAACCAGTACAACTCGCCGCTGCTGATCCATCTCTCCGAAACGCGCCGCGAGAACGAAGACTCGGTCAAGACCCGCTCCACAAGCCCCACCCGCGCCCTAGACGCGCTCGGCCTGTGGCACGGCCGCTCCATCGCCGCCCACGCCGTCTGGGTCGACGACGAAGACATCGCCATCCTAAAGGAGCGCGGCGTCGGCGTCGCTCATTGCCCGTCAAGCAACATGAAGCTCGCAAGCGGCATCGCTCCCGTTACGAAGATGCTCGCTGCCGGCGTCAATCTCGGCCTCGGCCCCGATGGCCCGGCCGGCTCCAACAACGACTTCGACATGTTCGAGGAAATCGATCTCGCCGCCAAGCTTCAGAAAGTTTCCACCCACGATCCCCGCGCGCTCCCCGCCGCCGAAGCCTTCGCCATGGCCACCATCGGAGGCGCCCACGCTCTCGGCCTCGACGCCTCCATCGGCTCCCTCGAACCAGGCAAACTCGCCGACCTCATCGTTGTCAACCTCGCCTCCGCTCGCGCCGCGCCCATGTTCAACGTCTACTCGC encodes the following:
- a CDS encoding amidohydrolase family protein, with product MDPERRVIEDGAVAIASGKIAAIGPRSELEKRFQPRRRLSRPDSLIAPGLINTHTHAPMSLLRGIADDLALQEWLEKFIFPAEARNVTPDFVRWGARLAALEMLQSGTTTFTDMYYFEELIAETAKEAGIRGVLGQTIIGFPVPDAKTPALGLQRAEAFLKRFANDPLITPAVAPHAIYTTPDDVLRACRKLANQYNSPLLIHLSETRRENEDSVKTRSTSPTRALDALGLWHGRSIAAHAVWVDDEDIAILKERGVGVAHCPSSNMKLASGIAPVTKMLAAGVNLGLGPDGPAGSNNDFDMFEEIDLAAKLQKVSTHDPRALPAAEAFAMATIGGAHALGLDASIGSLEPGKLADLIVVNLASARAAPMFNVYSHLAYALKGSDVTDVFVQGRPVIANRRPLTLDEALILRKTQEYRDKILASLKQ
- the cdd gene encoding cytidine deaminase: MTTARLIAAAFHARENARAPFSHFHVGAALEDSAGVIHAGCNIENASYGLTLCAERVAVFKALSEGAHSFRRIAVAAAGRQLAPPCGPCRQILWEFCGNLEVILVNPHGDTQTFLLGDLFPHPFDQNIFR
- a CDS encoding purine-nucleoside phosphorylase, coding for MKPFAGAADYVALRTTMRPRIGVVLGSGLGAFADTLGDAAAFPYHEIPGWPQSTAVGHAGRLVVGLHRGAPLAVMSGRAHLYEGHSIDKVVFGVRALAALGVRSIIFTNAAGGINLRYSQGALVLVSDHINLQGVNPLSGPNDDELGPRFPDMSDAYDPALRAIAHRAAASIGIQLNEGVYAGLLGPSYETPAEIRYLRAIGADLVGMSTVPEVIAARHMGVRCLAISCVTNMAAGVLPQKIHHGEVLETGARVRDTLVELIGRIVAEMAA